A window of Mytilus edulis chromosome 10, xbMytEdul2.2, whole genome shotgun sequence contains these coding sequences:
- the LOC139491109 gene encoding chromatin assembly factor 1 subunit B-like isoform X2 has product MKVTTPEISWHERDPIYSVDFQPGNRKVKRIATTGVDKFIRIWEIKVGGDGKGTVEFISNLKRHTKSVNVCRFSPDGEVLATAGDDSVIVFWKLSDVPVPQNNIFNEDEEDNKENWTPFKMLRGHLEDVYDLCWSADGKRMISGSVDNTAIVWDIVKGEKVALFNDHKSFVQGVAFDPSNEFVATLSTDRSLRIFNLSNDKCLHTVSKMSLPQPATQSSDSPSEIKPKSFKMFHDDTMRSFFRRLTFTQDGEILIVPAGCIECGDKLINSTYMFSRQLLTKPSVYLPSPNKVTVCVRCCPQKFELKKISRQESGSEDQTNNNNLKEWEKYLTMFSLPYRTVFAVGTEDSVLFYDTQQQMPFAHVTNIHYHQISDLAWSQDGQFLIVSSTDGYCTIVTFDKEELGVPYIEPLEEVEKTSSPLASSNEEPVVMDTDSEDMKLVLETSTDDVQLAESPVTKGTKTDQSDRPASENGDKNKSTEADKNSANKKTPAAPSTGLTIKSASGNQKSRRIQLITLSSNKS; this is encoded by the exons atgaAAGTAACAACTCCAGAAATATCTTGGCATGAAAGAGATCCAATATATAGTGTAGATTTCCAACCTGGTAACAGAAAAGTCAAAAGAATTGCTACAACAGGTGTAGACAAGTTTATACgt ataTGGGAAATCAAAGTTGGTGGTGATGGTAAAGGGACAGTCGAATTTATATCTAACTTGAAAAGACACACAAAATCTGTCAATGTCTGCAGATTTTCCCCGGATG GAGAAGTGCTGGCCACAGCAGGAGATG ACAGTGTAATTGTGTTTTGGAAGTTAAGCGACGTCCCTGTGccacaaaataatatttttaatgaaGATGAAGAAGATAACAAAGAGAATTGGACACCATTCAAAATGTTAAG GGGTCACTTAGAAGATGTTTATGATTTGTGCTGGTCAGCCGATGGGAAAAGAATGATCTCTGGTTCTGTTGATAATACAGCTATAGTTTGGGACATAGTGAAAG GTGAAAAGGTGGCATTGTTTAATGATCATAAAAGTTTTGTACAAGGAGTAGCATTTGATCCTTCAAATGAATTTGTCGCTACACTAAGTACAGATAG GTCTTTGAGAATTTTTAATCTTAGTAATGATAAGTGTTTACATACTGTTTCAAAGATGTCGTTACCTCAGCCAGCAACACAATCATCAGATAGCCCATCAGAAATTAAGCCAAAATCTTTCAAAATGTTCCATGATGATACAATGAGATCATTCTTTCGTCGTTTGACTTTCACACAAGATGGAGAAATTCTCATTGTTCCAGCTGGATGCATTGAATGTGGTGACAAATTGATTAATTCTACATATATGTTTTCCCGACAATTGCTTACCAA gCCTTCTGTATATTTACCTAGTCCAAATAAAGTAACTGTATGTGTGCGGTGTTGTCCGCAGAAATTTGAGTTGAAAAAGATAAGTCGACAAGAATCTGGATCAGAAG ATCAGACCAACAATAATAATTTGAAGGAATGGGAGaaatatttaacaatgtttag TTTACCATACAGAACAGTGTTTGCTGTAGGAACAGAAGACTCAGTATTGTTCTATGATACACAACAACAGATGCCATTTGCTCATGTGACTAATATACACTATCATCAAATTAGTGATTTAGCATG GTCCCAAGATGGACAGTTTCTCATTGTGAGTTCTACAGATGGATATTGTACCATAGTAACATTTGACAAAGAAGAACTTGGTGTCCCATATATTGAACCTCTTGAAGAAGTTGAGAAAACAAGTAGTCCTTTAGCATCCTCT AATGAGGAACCAGTTGTCATGGATACAGACAGCGAAGATATGAAACTGGTTTTAGAAACAAGCACAGATGATGTTCAGTTGGCTGAAAGTCCTGTAACTAAGGGAACAAAAACTGACCAATCAGATAGACCAGCAAGTGAAAATGGTgacaaaaataaatcaacagaGGCAGACAAAAATAGTGCAAATAAGAAAACCCCTGCAGCTCCATCTACAGGACTTACGATAAAATCAGCATCAGGAAACCAGAAATCTAGACGTATTCAGTTAATAACATTGTCATCAAATAAATCTTAG
- the LOC139491109 gene encoding chromatin assembly factor 1 subunit B-like isoform X1 — MKVTTPEISWHERDPIYSVDFQPGNRKVKRIATTGVDKFIRIWEIKVGGDGKGTVEFISNLKRHTKSVNVCRFSPDGEVLATAGDDSVIVFWKLSDVPVPQNNIFNEDEEDNKENWTPFKMLRGHLEDVYDLCWSADGKRMISGSVDNTAIVWDIVKGEKVALFNDHKSFVQGVAFDPSNEFVATLSTDRSLRIFNLSNDKCLHTVSKMSLPQPATQSSDSPSEIKPKSFKMFHDDTMRSFFRRLTFTQDGEILIVPAGCIECGDKLINSTYMFSRQLLTKPSVYLPSPNKVTVCVRCCPQKFELKKISRQESGSEDQTNNNNLKEWEKYLTMFSLPYRTVFAVGTEDSVLFYDTQQQMPFAHVTNIHYHQISDLAWSQDGQFLIVSSTDGYCTIVTFDKEELGVPYIEPLEEVEKTSSPLASSVSSKNEEPVVMDTDSEDMKLVLETSTDDVQLAESPVTKGTKTDQSDRPASENGDKNKSTEADKNSANKKTPAAPSTGLTIKSASGNQKSRRIQLITLSSNKS, encoded by the exons atgaAAGTAACAACTCCAGAAATATCTTGGCATGAAAGAGATCCAATATATAGTGTAGATTTCCAACCTGGTAACAGAAAAGTCAAAAGAATTGCTACAACAGGTGTAGACAAGTTTATACgt ataTGGGAAATCAAAGTTGGTGGTGATGGTAAAGGGACAGTCGAATTTATATCTAACTTGAAAAGACACACAAAATCTGTCAATGTCTGCAGATTTTCCCCGGATG GAGAAGTGCTGGCCACAGCAGGAGATG ACAGTGTAATTGTGTTTTGGAAGTTAAGCGACGTCCCTGTGccacaaaataatatttttaatgaaGATGAAGAAGATAACAAAGAGAATTGGACACCATTCAAAATGTTAAG GGGTCACTTAGAAGATGTTTATGATTTGTGCTGGTCAGCCGATGGGAAAAGAATGATCTCTGGTTCTGTTGATAATACAGCTATAGTTTGGGACATAGTGAAAG GTGAAAAGGTGGCATTGTTTAATGATCATAAAAGTTTTGTACAAGGAGTAGCATTTGATCCTTCAAATGAATTTGTCGCTACACTAAGTACAGATAG GTCTTTGAGAATTTTTAATCTTAGTAATGATAAGTGTTTACATACTGTTTCAAAGATGTCGTTACCTCAGCCAGCAACACAATCATCAGATAGCCCATCAGAAATTAAGCCAAAATCTTTCAAAATGTTCCATGATGATACAATGAGATCATTCTTTCGTCGTTTGACTTTCACACAAGATGGAGAAATTCTCATTGTTCCAGCTGGATGCATTGAATGTGGTGACAAATTGATTAATTCTACATATATGTTTTCCCGACAATTGCTTACCAA gCCTTCTGTATATTTACCTAGTCCAAATAAAGTAACTGTATGTGTGCGGTGTTGTCCGCAGAAATTTGAGTTGAAAAAGATAAGTCGACAAGAATCTGGATCAGAAG ATCAGACCAACAATAATAATTTGAAGGAATGGGAGaaatatttaacaatgtttag TTTACCATACAGAACAGTGTTTGCTGTAGGAACAGAAGACTCAGTATTGTTCTATGATACACAACAACAGATGCCATTTGCTCATGTGACTAATATACACTATCATCAAATTAGTGATTTAGCATG GTCCCAAGATGGACAGTTTCTCATTGTGAGTTCTACAGATGGATATTGTACCATAGTAACATTTGACAAAGAAGAACTTGGTGTCCCATATATTGAACCTCTTGAAGAAGTTGAGAAAACAAGTAGTCCTTTAGCATCCTCTGTAAGTTCTAAG AATGAGGAACCAGTTGTCATGGATACAGACAGCGAAGATATGAAACTGGTTTTAGAAACAAGCACAGATGATGTTCAGTTGGCTGAAAGTCCTGTAACTAAGGGAACAAAAACTGACCAATCAGATAGACCAGCAAGTGAAAATGGTgacaaaaataaatcaacagaGGCAGACAAAAATAGTGCAAATAAGAAAACCCCTGCAGCTCCATCTACAGGACTTACGATAAAATCAGCATCAGGAAACCAGAAATCTAGACGTATTCAGTTAATAACATTGTCATCAAATAAATCTTAG